Proteins encoded in a region of the Vicia villosa cultivar HV-30 ecotype Madison, WI linkage group LG5, Vvil1.0, whole genome shotgun sequence genome:
- the LOC131602681 gene encoding 18.2 kDa class I heat shock protein → MSLIPSFFGGRRSNVFDPFSLDVWDPLKDFPFSNSALSASFPRENSAFVSTRVDWKETPEAHVFKADLPGLKKEEVKVEVEDDRVLQISGERSIEKEDKKDEWHRVERSSGKFLRRFRLPENAKIDQVKASMENGVLTVTVPKEEVKKPEVKSIEISG, encoded by the coding sequence ATGTCTCTGATTCCAAGTTTCTTTGGTGGCCGAAGAAGCAATGTTTTCGATCCATTCTCTCTTGACGTTTGGGACCCCTTGAAGGATTTTCCATTTTCCAATTCTGCACTTTCTGCTTCATTCCCTCGTGAGAATTCTGCTTTTGTGAGCACACGTGTTGACTGGAAGGAGACACCGGAAGCTCATGTTTTCAAGGCTGATCTTCCTGGACTGAAGAAGGAGGAAGTGAAAGTTGAAGTTGAAGATGATAGGGTTCTTCAAATAAGCGGAGAGAGAAGCATTGAGAAAGAAGATAAGAAGGATGAATGGCATCGTGTGGAGCGTAGCAGTGGAAAGTTCTTGAGGAGGTTCAGATTGCCTGAGAATGCTAAAATAGATCAAGTGAAAGCTTCTATGGAAAACGGTGTTCTAACTGTCACCGTTCCAAAAGAAGAAGTTAAGAAGCCTGAGGTTAAGTCTATTGAGATTTCTGGTTGA
- the LOC131607482 gene encoding non-classical arabinogalactan protein 31-like has translation MEMAKTLALLLLFLQLTSFSSFAEELESLPPTYPPHTPSPLHPPTKSPVHPPANPPHHHHHHHNHSHSPAPTPTHTRYPPHSPAPLHPPTKSPAHPPATPPTHGHHHHHHAPAPAPTHTPVVPTHPPLHPPAHAPAHSPSHPPAPAHSPPHPTPIPRSFIAVQGVVYVKSCKYPGADTLLGASSLLGAVVKLQCNNTRYKLVLKDETDKNGYFYIEGPKSITSYAAHKCNVVLVSAPNGLKPSNLHGGVSGAALRAEKPFVSKGYPFVLYTVGPLAFEPKC, from the exons ATGGAAATGGCTAAAACCCTAGCATTGTTGCTACTCTTCCTCCAACTAACTTCTTTCTCTTCATTTGCTGAAGAGCTTGAATCTCTTCCCCCAACTTACCCTCCTCACACCCCATCTCCCCTTCACCCTCCAACTAAGTCACCGGTTCACCCACCGGCCAACCCCCCTCACCACCACCATCACCACCACAACCACTCACATTCCCCAGCTCCCACCCCTACTCATACTCGTTACCCTCCTCACTCACCAGCTCCACTTCACCCCCCAACCAAATCACCAGCTCACCCACCTGCTACACCCCCAACCCacggccaccaccaccaccaccacgctCCTGCTCCTGCCCCTACTCACACACCCGTCGTTCCAACTCACCCACCATTGCACCCTCCCGCTCATGCTCCTGCTCACTCACCATCCCACCCTCCTGCTCCCGCTCACTCACCACCGCACCCTACTCCCATCCCTAGAAGCTTCATTGCTGTTCAGGGTGTTGTTTATGTCAAATCATGCAAGTATCCTGGTGCTGACACCCTCTTGGGAGCTTCATCACTTCTTG GTGCCGTTGTGAAGCTTCAATGTAACAACACAAGGTACAAGTTGGTGTTGAAGGACGAAACTGATAAGAATGGTTATTTCTACATTGAAGGCCCAAAGAGCATTACAAGCTATGCAGCTCATAAGTGTAATGTTGTGTTGGTTAGTGCACCTAATGGGCTTAAGCCTTCGAATCTTCATGGTGGTGTTAGTGGTGCTGCTCTTAGAGCTGAGAAACCTTTTGTGTCTAAGGGTTATCCTTTTGTTCTCTACACCGTTGGGCCTCTTGCATTTGAGCCCAAATGTTAG